The following proteins are encoded in a genomic region of Liolophura sinensis isolate JHLJ2023 chromosome 7, CUHK_Ljap_v2, whole genome shotgun sequence:
- the LOC135471572 gene encoding gem-associated protein 2-like isoform X1 — MDVYDSSDDDRGPVLQVEDTGEEFDLDVPPTTGNEYLRRVQLEARSCPKVVVADIDTSQYLQKQTIQLVETPGCHPPPKGFAPSLSWQKAQAAKFSGVRQSFARHKAKCKMSGEISIRRKKLPHAEDYEAWCRLCFGRLLTKMSQQAVEAVQEGEDNQPKFTGTPPLLSIIVGMDQTSVIRVLEYHINWFEATGFTTEQGRWFYALLASLEKPLRPEACALLRSLARHCATLRATLDSPADPLLIQLNLLITLITRYFDQGDLADNG; from the exons ATGGACGTCTATGACTCTTCAGACGATGACCGCGGACCTGTCCTACAGGTAGAGGACACAGGGGAAGAGTTTGATCTTGATGTCCCCCCGACAACAGGAAACGAGTACCTCCGGCGAGTGCA GCTTGAGGCACGCAGTTGTCCAAAAGTGGTTGTAGCTGATATTGACACAAGTCAGTATCTGCAGAAGCAaaccattcagctggtagag ACACCTGGTTGCCATCCTCCACCTAAAGGATTTGCACCATCATTATCTTGGCAAAAAGCTCAAGCTGCCAAATTTTCAGGAGTCCGACAA AGCTTTGCAAGACACAAGGCCAAGTGTAAGATGTCTGGAGAAATTTCTATCAGAAGGAAGAAACTG CCGCATGCTGAGGATTATGAGGCTTGGTGTAGACTTTGTTTTGGTCGCCTTTTAACAAAGATGTCCCAGCAGGCTGTAGAAGCTGTACAGGAGGGTGAAGACAACCAGCCAAAATTCACAGGAACTCCACCCCTTCTCAGCATAATTGTTGGCATGGACCAG ACTTCTGTCATCAGAGTGCTTGAATACCATATTAACTGGTTTGAAGCTACTGGTTTTACAACAGAACAG GGTCGGTGGTTTTACGCTCTTCTGGCTAGCTTGGAGAAGCCATTAAGGCCAGAAGCATGTGCGTTACTTCGCTCCCTTGCCAGACACTGTGCAACTCTTCGTGCCACTCTT gaTAGTCCCGCAGACCCTTTGTTGATACAGCTTAATCTCCTGATAACACTGATCACACGTTACTTTGACCAGGGCGATCTGGCAGACAATGGCTAA
- the LOC135470133 gene encoding TBC1 domain family member 30-like, with translation MADSTADSITDKTNVQVDTDDEIFYPTVKEKRPGSLILQRQSNVVRDSVSSDEGESNQFGVFQFDGAYVTDFQYGERLARAKHERQHSIVDGLLCEIYDRWQGNQRDSFDSDTFTECSSTSEIFGNTRGDWERRHARQLHRAFLETKDVDELQSMVKELKHTTAQVSARLIRQLKRKDRRIAKLQRNCDIVTAIIQAASLKRRIDTRMKFSLDPPLSASAFEQWKDAMKAVARLPLGIPDEFRKKAWLNLADEHIRELKVDWEKTVRFAFNEKSNPDDNKLGLQIVKDLHRTGCTGFSGQDNEQDRAVLKRVLLAYARWNKQVGYCQGFNVIAALLLDVMGRKEDDALKVMIYLIDHVLPDSYFDNNLRALSVDMAVFRDLLRWKYPKLSKHLNHLQQASGEKCAGPNYEPPLTNVFTMQWFLTLFATCLPKHIVLRVWDSILLEGSEILLRTALVIWGKLSGHILGVSSADEFYTVMGYLCQDLMDGKMVDADDLIKTVYAMAQFPFPQLEELREKYTYNITPFSAAVNAKKPPRHMTVGMFSDDDDWDDEDIEAITCFTGIFQLQTLQGKIKGGDAESGQTAAAAMSGDISSLGPGAYGADGDLVPKIPAYIERMTTDMGALKKAI, from the exons ATGGCTGACTCCACCGCTGATAGTATAACAGATAAAACTAACGTGCAAGTGGACACAGACGACGAGATATTTTATCCAACAGTGAAGGAGAAGAGGCCTGGAAGTTTGATCCTTCAACGACAGTCAAATGTTGTGAGAGACAGTGTATCGTCTGATGAGGGCGAGTCAAATCAGTTCGGTGTGTTTCAGTTCGACGGAGCTTATGTCACCGACTTTCAATATGGAGAACGCTTGGCCAGGGCTAAACACGAACGACAGCACTCTATTGTCGATGGActtttatgtgaaatttatgACCGCTGGCAAGGGAACCAGAGGGATAGTTTTGATAGCGACACGTTCACGGAATGCTCTAGTACCTCTGAGATTTTTGGGAACACTCGGGGAGACTGGGAGAGGAGACATGCGAGGCAACTTCATCGCGCTTTCCTCGAAACGAAAG ATGTGGATGAACTACAAAGCATGGTTAAGGAACTGAAACACACCACAGCTCAGGTATCGGCGCGTTTGATCCGCCAGCTCAAGCGCAAAGATCGAAGAATTGCCAAACTTCAGAGGAATTGTGATATTGTCACCGCAATTATCCAAGCTGCTTCATTAAAAAGAC GAATTGACACTCGCATGAAGTTTAGCCTGGATCCACCACTTAGTGCCAGCGCATTTGAGCAATGGAAGGATGCCATGAAAGCCGTTGCCAGGTTACCTCTCGGTATTCCGGATGAATTTAGGAAAAAA GCATGGTTAAATTTGGCCGATGAGCACATTCGAGAACTCAAGGTTGACTGGGAAAAGACTGTGCGCTTTGCCTTCAATGAGAAAAGCAACCCAGATGATAACAAACTAGGACTGCAGATTGTTAAG GATCTCCATCGGACAGGATGCACAGGATTTAGTGGCCAGGATAATGAGCAGGATAGAGCTGTATTAAAACGGGTTCTATTGGCATACGCCCGATGGAATAAGCAAGTAGGCTACTGCCAGGggtttaatgttattgcagCTTTACTCTTGGATGTCATGGGACGCAAAGAAGATGATGCTCTAAAG GTGATGATTTACCTCATTGACCATGTCCTACCTGACAGTTACTTTGACAACAATCTAAGGGCATTATCTGTAGATATGGCAGTATTCCGAGATCTTCTGAGATGGAAGTACCCCAAACTCTCAAAACACCTTAACCACCTACAGCAGGCCTCAGGGGAGAAATGTGCAG GCCCGAACTATGAGCCGCCGCTCACAAACGTCTTTACTATGCAGTGGTTTCTCACCTTATTTGCAACCTGTCTTCCTAAACATATTGTGCTACGTGTCTGGGACTCCATATTGCTTGAGGGCTCAGAGATCCTGTTGAGAACAGCTCTGGTGATCTGGGGAAAATTATCTGG TCACATCCTGGGTGTTAGTAGTGCTGATGAGTTCTATACTGTGATGGGTTACTTGTGTCAAGATCTGATGGACGGCAAAATGGTGGATGCTGATGACTTGATAAAG ACTGTGTATGCTATGGCCCAGTTTCCCTTCCCGCAGTTGGAGGAGTTAAGGGAAAAGTATACCTACAATATTACGCCCTTTTCTGCTGCTGTCAATGCTAAGAAGCCTCCACGACACATGACAGTGGGGATGTTCAGTGATGACGATGACTGGGATGATGAAGATATAGAAGCAATCACTTGCTTTACAGGAATCTTCCAGTTGCAAACTTTACAAGGGAAAATAAAAG GTGGAGATGCAGAAAGTGGACAAACAGCAGCAGCAGCGATGAGTGGAGACATCAGCTCCCTGGGGCCTGGGGCATACGGTGCTGATGGGGATTTGGTTCCTAAAATCCCAGCCTACATAGAGAGAATGACAACAGATATGGGTGCTCTCAAAAAAGCAATATAA
- the LOC135471572 gene encoding gem-associated protein 2-like isoform X2: protein MSPRQQETSTSGECSRLEARSCPKVVVADIDTSQYLQKQTIQLVETPGCHPPPKGFAPSLSWQKAQAAKFSGVRQSFARHKAKCKMSGEISIRRKKLPHAEDYEAWCRLCFGRLLTKMSQQAVEAVQEGEDNQPKFTGTPPLLSIIVGMDQTSVIRVLEYHINWFEATGFTTEQGRWFYALLASLEKPLRPEACALLRSLARHCATLRATLDSPADPLLIQLNLLITLITRYFDQGDLADNG from the exons ATGTCCCCCCGACAACAGGAAACGAGTACCTCCGGCGAGTGCAGTAG GCTTGAGGCACGCAGTTGTCCAAAAGTGGTTGTAGCTGATATTGACACAAGTCAGTATCTGCAGAAGCAaaccattcagctggtagag ACACCTGGTTGCCATCCTCCACCTAAAGGATTTGCACCATCATTATCTTGGCAAAAAGCTCAAGCTGCCAAATTTTCAGGAGTCCGACAA AGCTTTGCAAGACACAAGGCCAAGTGTAAGATGTCTGGAGAAATTTCTATCAGAAGGAAGAAACTG CCGCATGCTGAGGATTATGAGGCTTGGTGTAGACTTTGTTTTGGTCGCCTTTTAACAAAGATGTCCCAGCAGGCTGTAGAAGCTGTACAGGAGGGTGAAGACAACCAGCCAAAATTCACAGGAACTCCACCCCTTCTCAGCATAATTGTTGGCATGGACCAG ACTTCTGTCATCAGAGTGCTTGAATACCATATTAACTGGTTTGAAGCTACTGGTTTTACAACAGAACAG GGTCGGTGGTTTTACGCTCTTCTGGCTAGCTTGGAGAAGCCATTAAGGCCAGAAGCATGTGCGTTACTTCGCTCCCTTGCCAGACACTGTGCAACTCTTCGTGCCACTCTT gaTAGTCCCGCAGACCCTTTGTTGATACAGCTTAATCTCCTGATAACACTGATCACACGTTACTTTGACCAGGGCGATCTGGCAGACAATGGCTAA